In a genomic window of uncultured Flavobacterium sp.:
- a CDS encoding class I SAM-dependent methyltransferase, with the protein MLFQIKSYLKFLWDSKNEHGVHSPFVFNLLTKCFYDKKAKPEYSILRNYRKSLLNNKNFIEVTDFGAGSKVFKSNRRQISKIASTAGISPKRAELLFRVTNYFQPKNILEIGTSLGLATSALALGNPKAKIITLEGCPQTANVAKNHLENFDCKNVDTIITEFENFLVSTNLQATDYDLIYFDGNHSKKATLAYFDLLLQTITNDCVWIFDDIHWSPEMEEAWEIIKDHPKVTVTIDTFQWGFVFFRYEQEKEHFVIRA; encoded by the coding sequence ATGCTATTTCAAATTAAATCTTATTTAAAATTCCTTTGGGATTCCAAAAACGAGCATGGAGTACATTCGCCGTTTGTTTTTAATTTATTGACAAAATGTTTTTACGACAAGAAAGCAAAACCCGAATATTCGATTTTGCGAAACTATAGAAAATCATTACTTAATAATAAAAACTTTATTGAAGTAACTGATTTTGGTGCTGGTTCAAAAGTTTTTAAATCGAATAGAAGACAGATTTCTAAAATTGCATCGACAGCAGGAATTTCTCCAAAACGTGCCGAATTATTATTTCGCGTAACTAATTATTTTCAACCCAAAAATATTCTTGAAATCGGAACTTCTTTAGGTTTGGCAACTTCTGCTTTGGCTTTAGGAAATCCAAAAGCAAAAATAATTACGCTCGAAGGTTGTCCGCAAACGGCAAATGTTGCTAAAAATCATTTAGAAAATTTTGATTGCAAAAATGTAGATACTATTATAACCGAATTTGAAAACTTTTTAGTTTCTACAAATCTTCAGGCGACAGATTATGATCTTATTTATTTTGATGGTAATCATTCTAAGAAAGCTACTTTGGCCTATTTTGATCTTTTGTTACAAACGATTACCAATGATTGTGTTTGGATTTTCGATGATATTCATTGGTCTCCAGAAATGGAAGAAGCTTGGGAAATCATAAAAGACCATCCAAAAGTTACGGTAACAATTGATACTTTTCAATGGGGATTTGTCTTTTTTAGATATGAGCAAGAAAAAGAGCATTTTGTGATTCGTGCTTAA
- a CDS encoding XRE family transcriptional regulator — MEQKIHQGRNVKRFREMLGVKQEALAYDLGENWNQKKISILEQKEIIEDNLLKQISNSLKIPVEAFQNFDEEQAVNIIANTFSDSSLIINNYNPIEKIIQLHEEKIALYERMLKEKDEMMVKLEKLNIK, encoded by the coding sequence ATGGAACAGAAAATTCATCAAGGAAGAAACGTAAAACGCTTCAGAGAAATGCTCGGCGTTAAACAGGAAGCATTAGCTTATGATTTGGGAGAAAACTGGAATCAGAAGAAAATTTCGATACTGGAACAAAAAGAGATAATTGAAGATAATCTGCTTAAACAAATCTCTAATTCTTTGAAAATTCCTGTTGAAGCTTTTCAAAATTTTGATGAGGAACAAGCAGTAAATATTATTGCTAATACTTTTAGTGATAGTTCATTAATAATTAATAATTACAATCCAATTGAAAAAATCATTCAATTGCATGAAGAAAAAATCGCACTGTATGAGCGTATGCTGAAAGAGAAAGATGAAATGATGGTAAAGCTTGAAAAACTAAACATCAAATAA
- a CDS encoding ABC transporter ATP-binding protein — MANPLIKITDIKRNFVLGNEIVYVLKGINLEINKGEYVALMGPSGSGKSTLMNLLGCLDTPTSGHYVLNGKDVSKMKDDELAGIRNKEIGFVFQTFNLLPRTTALDNVALPMIYAGYSKSERTKRAEEVLTQVNLSDRMDHQPNQLSGGQRQRVAIARALVNKPSIILADEPTGNLDSKTSVEIMKLFGDIHAQGNTVILVTHEEDIAAYAHRVIRLRDGLIESDTTK; from the coding sequence ATGGCGAATCCATTAATTAAAATAACTGATATAAAACGAAATTTTGTTCTTGGTAATGAAATCGTTTATGTCTTAAAAGGAATTAATTTAGAAATCAATAAAGGCGAATATGTAGCTTTAATGGGGCCATCCGGTTCTGGGAAATCAACTTTAATGAATCTATTAGGTTGTTTGGACACGCCAACTTCGGGACATTATGTTTTAAACGGAAAAGATGTCAGCAAAATGAAAGACGATGAATTGGCAGGAATTCGAAACAAAGAAATCGGATTTGTTTTTCAGACTTTCAATCTTTTACCAAGAACCACTGCTTTAGATAATGTCGCATTACCAATGATTTATGCAGGATATTCAAAATCAGAACGTACTAAACGAGCTGAAGAAGTTTTGACACAAGTAAATCTGTCAGACAGAATGGATCACCAGCCAAATCAGCTTTCCGGAGGACAACGTCAGCGTGTTGCAATTGCCCGCGCTTTGGTTAACAAACCTTCAATTATACTTGCCGATGAACCAACAGGAAACTTAGACAGTAAAACATCTGTAGAAATCATGAAACTTTTTGGAGATATTCATGCACAAGGAAACACGGTGATTTTAGTAACACACGAAGAAGATATTGCTGCTTATGCACATAGAGTTATCCGTTTAAGAGATGGATTAATTGAAAGTGATACAACGAAATAG
- a CDS encoding cob(I)yrinic acid a,c-diamide adenosyltransferase translates to MKVYTKTGDKGTTALFGGTRVPKDHIRIDSYGTVDELNSYIGLIRDQEMDSHYKTILIEIQDRLFTVGAILATPQEKEVLKNGELRLKNLGIIDTDIELLENEIDKMEESLPQMTHFVLPGGHPTVSHCHIARCICRRAERLAVHLSHNEHVPEIAIMYLNRLSDYLFVLARKLSSDLKADEVKWIPRK, encoded by the coding sequence ATGAAAGTATATACAAAAACAGGAGATAAAGGAACGACGGCTCTTTTTGGCGGTACACGCGTTCCTAAAGATCATATCAGAATTGACAGTTACGGAACTGTTGATGAACTGAACTCTTATATAGGACTCATTCGCGATCAGGAAATGGATTCGCATTATAAAACTATTCTAATCGAAATTCAGGATCGCCTTTTTACTGTGGGCGCTATTTTGGCAACTCCACAAGAAAAAGAAGTCTTAAAAAATGGTGAACTTCGTTTGAAAAACCTGGGAATTATCGATACTGATATTGAATTATTAGAAAACGAAATTGATAAAATGGAAGAAAGTCTTCCGCAAATGACTCATTTTGTTTTACCTGGAGGACATCCAACCGTGTCACATTGTCATATAGCACGTTGTATTTGCCGACGTGCAGAGCGTTTGGCAGTACATTTAAGCCATAATGAACACGTTCCTGAGATCGCAATTATGTACTTAAACCGACTTTCTGACTACCTTTTTGTCTTGGCACGGAAGTTGTCGTCAGACTTAAAAGCGGATGAAGTGAAATGGATTCCCAGAAAGTGA
- a CDS encoding DUF2795 domain-containing protein, with translation MYWTLELASYLSDAPWPANKDELIDYAIRAGAPLEVVENLQSIEDEGEIYESMEEIWPDYPTDEDYLWNEDEY, from the coding sequence ATGTATTGGACATTAGAATTAGCATCTTATTTAAGTGATGCGCCATGGCCTGCTAACAAAGATGAACTTATTGACTACGCTATTAGAGCTGGTGCTCCATTAGAAGTGGTAGAAAACCTTCAGTCAATCGAAGACGAAGGCGAGATATATGAATCAATGGAAGAAATTTGGCCTGATTATCCAACAGACGAAGATTATCTTTGGAATGAGGATGAATATTAA